Proteins from a genomic interval of Coccinella septempunctata chromosome 2, icCocSept1.1, whole genome shotgun sequence:
- the LOC123306967 gene encoding uncharacterized protein LOC123306967, giving the protein MGFFEDVESSYGVDASRKMKLWAHLNTKFAKMTSRRNFLLRCRTAGIFPRHIVQNVKCLTNLLSDDAENNRKVSLFNNKISARILSMEISFTIKRIGVLSSNLEQLKTKLSGLVPEGILERFLHTQNKSYKTIYSNNNKNLNKKFWDLKKQKIQSIKIKDEWLHNLTTTQIPTDIKVILSLGPKFSLAPLPIIDSPIKNIIADVENIIGLAPTATQNILRAKCTNAITNYVHTHKGSHSFEHHLFTKAKKYTRAHDDLIITAADKGNITVVLSVDQYEHKMNLLLQDSSIYKQLTKDPTNETQNKNNKIIKQLKDLGIIDGATARQLTTYKAVPPRIYGLPKVHKPDIPLRPIVSTIGSPTAELSHFMTRILTEAFSNFISYSIADSFQFSRQINNLILPQGYKLVSLDAVSLFTNISLDLVMQIIQSEWSRIQQITDIEMPLFLSIIKFLFDSSYFTFRGSFFSQIFGCAMGNKISSILALIIMTVLLNYCIPLLPFHTPIVYQYVDDLLLAIPDDMTAETLTVFNSFDQHIKFTVEEETDNGVPFLDTKVVRCTDNVIKLDWYQKPTSSGRYIHYKSNHSWSVKTNLIKGMFKRVKNICHPDFLKSAEERLLNIFEDNGYPRMFLERCLHALPLDLSEDGSPTEEPATTAQNEPIKYVSLPLLPSLTRKLTNILKDVKNIKIAKYNPLTVGRIFSHVKDRIPIMSKSDVVYRISCGNCNSVYIGQTSQCLKKRIAIHKSDAKLRPDRCALANHASSLGHKFKFDEAEILCLNSDYNKRTFLEMCFINENENNINRKTDLGNLSAIYSYILSLDKRPADDHTVDVIT; this is encoded by the coding sequence ATGGGTTTCTTTGAGGACGTGGAATCGAGTTATGGCGTAGATGCGTCCAGGAAGATGAAACTATGGGCTCACTTAAACACCAAATTTGCTAAGATGACTAGTAGGAGAAACTTCTTGCTTCGATGCAGGACAGCTGGAATTTTCCCCAGACACATCGTCCAGAACGTCAAATGCTTGACCAACCTTCTATCTGATGACGCAGAAAACAACAGAAAGGTCAGTCTTTTCAACAATAAAATATCGGCCAGAATTCTTAGCATGGAGATATCTTTCACTATAAAAAGGATCGGGGTTCTTTCCTCCAACCTTGAACAATTAAAGACCAAATTATCTGGACTCGTTCCAGAGGGGATTCTCGAACGATTTCTCCATACCCAAAACAAATCTTACAAGACCATATAttcaaacaacaacaaaaatctCAACAAAAAATTTTGGGATCTAAAGAAACAAAAAATCCAGTCCATCAAAATCAAAGATGAATGGCTGCATAACTTAACAACCACACAGATCCCCACTGATATCAAAGTAATCTTGAGTTTGGGACCTAAATTCAGTTTAGCTCCCCTTCCAATTATAGATTCACCTATCAAAAATATTATAGCAGACGTCGAAAATATCATCGGATTGGCCCCCACTGCCACACAGAACATCTTGAGGGCTAAATGTACCAATGCCATCACAAACTACGTACACACCCATAAGGGATCACACAGTTTCGAGCATCACCTTTTCACCAAAGCCAAAAAATACACCAGAGCACACGATGACCTGATAATCACCGCCGCTGATAAAGGCAACATTACAGTAGTACTTTCTGTAGATCAGTATGAACATAAGATGAATCTACTTCTGCAGGATTCATCAATTTACAAACAACTGACAAAAGATCCCACAAATGAaactcaaaacaaaaataacaaaattatcAAACAATTAAAAGATTTAGGTATTATCGATGGCGCCACAGCCAGACAATTAACCACATACAAAGCAGTACCACCGAGAATATATGGACTCCCCAAGGTCCACAAGCCTGACATCCCACTGCGACCCATAGTCTCCACCATAGGTTCACCCACAGCAGAACTCAGTCACTTCATGACACGCATACTTACAGAGGCATTTTCCAACTTCATATCATATTCCATAGCTGACTCTTTCCAATTCAGTAGACAAATAAACAACCTCATATTACCTCAAGGATACAAACTGGTTTCCCTTGACGCCGTCAGTTTGTTCACAAACATCTCACTGGACCTAGTTATGCAAATTATTCAATCTGAATGGAGCAGAATACAACAGATCACAGACATCGAAATGCCCTTATTTCTATCAATCATAAAGTTTCTGTTCGACTCCAGTTATTTCACATTCAGGGGATCTTTCTTCTCGCAGATTTTCGGCTGTGCGATGGGTAATAAAATTAGTTCCATCCTGGCCCTGATCATAATGACAGTCCTCTTGAATTACTGCATTCCCTTATTACCTTTTCATACACCAATAGTTTATCAATACGTCGACGATCTCCTCCTCGCCATCCCTGACGACATGACGGCTGAAACATTAACAGTGTTCAACAGCTTCGATCAACACATTAAATTCACGGTGGAGGAGGAAACAGATAATGGGGTTCCATTTCTCGACACAAAAGTGGTGAGATGCACAGATAATGTGATCAAACTCGATTGGTACCAGAAGCCAACCTCCTCAGGACGATACATCCATTACAAATCCAATCATTCTTGGTCCGTGAAAACAAACCTTATCAAGGGAATGTTCAAACGAGTCAAGAACATCTGCCACCCCGACTTCCTGAAGTCGGCGGAGGAAAGACTGCTCAACATTTTCGAGGACAACGGCTACCCTAGGATGTTTTTGGAAAGATGTCTTCATGCCCTGCCCCTTGACCTAAGTGAGGATGGATCACCAACAGAAGAACCAGCAACAACAGCCCAGAACGAACCCATCAAATATGTATCCCTACCTCTCCTCCCATCTTTAACAAGAAAATTGACCAATATCTTAAAAGATgtcaaaaacataaaaattgcAAAATACAACCCACTGACAGTGGGAAGAATCTTCAGCCATGTGAAGGACAGAATCCCCATAATGTCCAAGTCAGATGTGGTGTATCGCATCTCATGTGGGAACTGTAACTCTGTATATATTGGCCAAACTTCTCAATGCCTAAAAAAGCGTATTGCCATCCACAAAAGTGATGCCAAGCTACGACCAGACAGATGCGCATTGGCTAACCACGCATCATCATTGGGCCACAAATTCAAATTCGATGAAGCCGAAATATTGTGTCTCAACTCAGACTACAATAAAAGAACATTTTTGGAAATgtgttttatcaatgaaaacgAAAACAACATCAACAGGAAGACTGATCTCGGAAACCTCAGCGCGATATATAGTTACATATTATCCTTGGACAAACGTCCAGCCGATGACCATACTGTCGATGTCATTACTTGA